In Meleagris gallopavo isolate NT-WF06-2002-E0010 breed Aviagen turkey brand Nicholas breeding stock chromosome 5, Turkey_5.1, whole genome shotgun sequence, a single window of DNA contains:
- the PHLDA2 gene encoding pleckstrin homology-like domain family A member 2: MKMQAEVIREGELEKRSDSLFQLWKKKLVVLTKDSLSLFPDGHKRAKGKELGFGSILKVDCVERTGKYIYFTIVTKDRKEIDFRCPDQSCWNASITMALIDFQNKRAIQDFKSRQEMEQAAGTQER; the protein is encoded by the exons ATGAAGATGCAAGCCGAGGTGATCCGCGAGGGCGAGCTAGAGAAGCGGAGCGACAGCCTTTTCCAGCTGTGGAAGAAGAAGCTGGTAGTGCTCACCAAGGACAGCCTCAGCCTTTTCCCCGACGGGCACAAGCGGGCCAAGGGCAAGGAGCTGGGCTTCGGCTCCATCCTCAAGGTGGACTGCGTGGAGCGCACGGGCAAATACATCTACTTCACCATCGTCACCAAAGACCGCAAGGAGATTGACTTTCGGTGCCCGGACCAGAGCTGCTGGAACGCCTCCATCACCATGGCTCTCATCGACTTCCAGAACAAGAGGGCCATCCAGGACTTCAAGAGCCGCCAGGAGATGGAGCAGGCAGCGGGCACCCAGGAGCG GTGA
- the NAP1L4 gene encoding nucleosome assembly protein 1-like 4 isoform X1, translated as MFYLKSPCFVLPCSCQLLLNTSISNSAAAKSLEGSCNATGNYKLFWGKLLIFYSYTFLFVCFSGAERKTLKRQTGLKVDTGTQMADNSKAEDTASDSVEAAKNASDKKEKLADQVMQNPQVLAALQERLDNTALTPSSYIETLPKAVKRRIDALKQLQVKCAHIEAKFYEEVHDLERKYAALYQPLFDKRREFINGEAEPTDAESEWHSENEEEEKLAGDLKNVVVIEEKAEAEEINVKGIPDFWFTIFRNVDMLSELVQEYDEPILKHLQDIKVKFSEPGQPMSFSLEFHFGPNDYFSNTVLTKTYKMKSEPDKTDPFSFEGPEIVDCDGCTIDWKKGKNVTVKTIKKKQKHKGRGTVRTITKQVPNDSFFNFFSPIKVSGDGESLDEDSEFTLAADFEIGHFFRERIVPRAVLYFTGEAIEDDDNFEEGEEGEEEELEGEEEGEEEEDAESDPKKDSSQPAECKQQ; from the exons ATGTTTTATCTGAAATCACCTTGCTTTGtccttccctgctcctgccagCTTTTACTGAACACTTCTATTAGTAACTCTGCAGCTGCTAAGTCATTGGAAGGCAGTTGTAATGCTACTGGGAATTATAAGCTGTTTTGGggaaagcttttaattttttattcatatacttttttgtttgtttgtttttcaggggctgaaagaaaaactttgaAGAGGCAGACCGGACTTAAA GTGGATACAGGCACACAGATGGCAGATAACAG TAAAGCAGAAGATACTGCTTCAGATTCTGTGGAGGCTGCTAAAAATGCAAGTGACAAAAAAG AAAAGCTGGCAGACCAGGTGATGCAGAATCCACAGGTCCTGGCAGCTCTACAGGAACGACTTGACAACACAGCACTTACCCCTTCAAGTTACATTGAAAC tttaccaaaagcagtgaaaagaaGAATTGATGCCTTGAAACAACTCCAGGTGAAATGTGCCCACATAGAAGCTAAATTTTATGAAGAAGTACATGatttagagagaaaatatgCAGCACTCTACCAACCTCTTTTTGATAAG aggaGAGAGTTTATTAATGGAGAAGCAGAACCCACAGATGCAGAGTCAGAATGGCACAGTGAAAAcgaggaagaagaaaagctagCA ggAGACCTGAAAAATGTAGTGGTAATAGAAGAAAAAGCGGAAGCAGAAGAGATAAATGTCAAAGGAATTCCAGACTTCTGGTTTACTATCTTTAGGAATGTAGATATGCTAAGTGAATTAGTACAA GAATATGATGAGCCAATCTTGAAACACCTACAGGATATCAAAGTTAAGTTTTCTGAACCTGGACAGCCTATG TCTTTCTCATTAGAGTTCCACTTTGGGCCCAACGACTACTTTTCTAATACAGTCCTGACAAAAACCTACAAGATGAAGTCAGAGCCAGACAAGACGGATCCCTTTTCATTTGAAGGACCTGAAATAGTTGATTGTGATGG GTGCACTATTgactggaagaaaggaaagaatgttACAGTTAAAACAatcaagaaaaaacagaaacacaaggGTCGAGGCACAGTTCGGACGATTACTAAACAAGTACCtaatgattctttttttaacttcttcagCCCAATAAAGG tatCTGGTGATGGAGAGTCATTG GATGAAGATTCAGAGTTCACTTTAGCTGCAGATTTTGAAATTGGTCACTTCTTCCGTGAAAGGATAGTCCCTCGTGCTGTGCTTTATTTCACAGGGGAAGCTATAGAGGATGATGATAAT tttgaagaagGTGAAGAAGGTGAAGAGGAG GAGTTGGagggggaagaggagggagaagaagaggaagatgcAGAGAGTGATCCTAAG
- the NAP1L4 gene encoding nucleosome assembly protein 1-like 4 isoform X3 encodes MFYLKSPCFVLPCSCQLLLNTSISNSAAAKSLEGSCNATGNYKLFWGKLLIFYSYTFLFVCFSGAERKTLKRQTGLKVDTGTQMADNSKAEDTASDSVEAAKNASDKKEKLADQVMQNPQVLAALQERLDNTALTPSSYIETLPKAVKRRIDALKQLQVKCAHIEAKFYEEVHDLERKYAALYQPLFDKRREFINGEAEPTDAESEWHSENEEEEKLAGDLKNVVVIEEKAEAEEINVKGIPDFWFTIFRNVDMLSELVQEYDEPILKHLQDIKVKFSEPGQPMSFSLEFHFGPNDYFSNTVLTKTYKMKSEPDKTDPFSFEGPEIVDCDGCTIDWKKGKNVTVKTIKKKQKHKGRGTVRTITKQVPNDSFFNFFSPIKVSGDGESLDEDSEFTLAADFEIGHFFRERIVPRAVLYFTGEAIEDDDNFEEGEEGEEEFISILS; translated from the exons ATGTTTTATCTGAAATCACCTTGCTTTGtccttccctgctcctgccagCTTTTACTGAACACTTCTATTAGTAACTCTGCAGCTGCTAAGTCATTGGAAGGCAGTTGTAATGCTACTGGGAATTATAAGCTGTTTTGGggaaagcttttaattttttattcatatacttttttgtttgtttgtttttcaggggctgaaagaaaaactttgaAGAGGCAGACCGGACTTAAA GTGGATACAGGCACACAGATGGCAGATAACAG TAAAGCAGAAGATACTGCTTCAGATTCTGTGGAGGCTGCTAAAAATGCAAGTGACAAAAAAG AAAAGCTGGCAGACCAGGTGATGCAGAATCCACAGGTCCTGGCAGCTCTACAGGAACGACTTGACAACACAGCACTTACCCCTTCAAGTTACATTGAAAC tttaccaaaagcagtgaaaagaaGAATTGATGCCTTGAAACAACTCCAGGTGAAATGTGCCCACATAGAAGCTAAATTTTATGAAGAAGTACATGatttagagagaaaatatgCAGCACTCTACCAACCTCTTTTTGATAAG aggaGAGAGTTTATTAATGGAGAAGCAGAACCCACAGATGCAGAGTCAGAATGGCACAGTGAAAAcgaggaagaagaaaagctagCA ggAGACCTGAAAAATGTAGTGGTAATAGAAGAAAAAGCGGAAGCAGAAGAGATAAATGTCAAAGGAATTCCAGACTTCTGGTTTACTATCTTTAGGAATGTAGATATGCTAAGTGAATTAGTACAA GAATATGATGAGCCAATCTTGAAACACCTACAGGATATCAAAGTTAAGTTTTCTGAACCTGGACAGCCTATG TCTTTCTCATTAGAGTTCCACTTTGGGCCCAACGACTACTTTTCTAATACAGTCCTGACAAAAACCTACAAGATGAAGTCAGAGCCAGACAAGACGGATCCCTTTTCATTTGAAGGACCTGAAATAGTTGATTGTGATGG GTGCACTATTgactggaagaaaggaaagaatgttACAGTTAAAACAatcaagaaaaaacagaaacacaaggGTCGAGGCACAGTTCGGACGATTACTAAACAAGTACCtaatgattctttttttaacttcttcagCCCAATAAAGG tatCTGGTGATGGAGAGTCATTG GATGAAGATTCAGAGTTCACTTTAGCTGCAGATTTTGAAATTGGTCACTTCTTCCGTGAAAGGATAGTCCCTCGTGCTGTGCTTTATTTCACAGGGGAAGCTATAGAGGATGATGATAAT tttgaagaagGTGAAGAAGGTGAAGAGGAG TTTATCTCTATTTTGTCATAG
- the NAP1L4 gene encoding nucleosome assembly protein 1-like 4 isoform X2: MFYLKSPCFVLPCSCQLLLNTSISNSAAAKSLEGSCNATGNYKLFWGKLLIFYSYTFLFVCFSGAERKTLKRQTGLKVDTGTQMADNSKAEDTASDSVEAAKNASDKKEKLADQVMQNPQVLAALQERLDNTALTPSSYIETLPKAVKRRIDALKQLQVKCAHIEAKFYEEVHDLERKYAALYQPLFDKRREFINGEAEPTDAESEWHSENEEEEKLAGDLKNVVVIEEKAEAEEINVKGIPDFWFTIFRNVDMLSELVQEYDEPILKHLQDIKVKFSEPGQPMSFSLEFHFGPNDYFSNTVLTKTYKMKSEPDKTDPFSFEGPEIVDCDGCTIDWKKGKNVTVKTIKKKQKHKGRGTVRTITKQVPNDSFFNFFSPIKVSGDGESLDEDSEFTLAADFEIGHFFRERIVPRAVLYFTGEAIEDDDNFEEGEEGEEEELEGEEEGEEEEDAESDPKV; this comes from the exons ATGTTTTATCTGAAATCACCTTGCTTTGtccttccctgctcctgccagCTTTTACTGAACACTTCTATTAGTAACTCTGCAGCTGCTAAGTCATTGGAAGGCAGTTGTAATGCTACTGGGAATTATAAGCTGTTTTGGggaaagcttttaattttttattcatatacttttttgtttgtttgtttttcaggggctgaaagaaaaactttgaAGAGGCAGACCGGACTTAAA GTGGATACAGGCACACAGATGGCAGATAACAG TAAAGCAGAAGATACTGCTTCAGATTCTGTGGAGGCTGCTAAAAATGCAAGTGACAAAAAAG AAAAGCTGGCAGACCAGGTGATGCAGAATCCACAGGTCCTGGCAGCTCTACAGGAACGACTTGACAACACAGCACTTACCCCTTCAAGTTACATTGAAAC tttaccaaaagcagtgaaaagaaGAATTGATGCCTTGAAACAACTCCAGGTGAAATGTGCCCACATAGAAGCTAAATTTTATGAAGAAGTACATGatttagagagaaaatatgCAGCACTCTACCAACCTCTTTTTGATAAG aggaGAGAGTTTATTAATGGAGAAGCAGAACCCACAGATGCAGAGTCAGAATGGCACAGTGAAAAcgaggaagaagaaaagctagCA ggAGACCTGAAAAATGTAGTGGTAATAGAAGAAAAAGCGGAAGCAGAAGAGATAAATGTCAAAGGAATTCCAGACTTCTGGTTTACTATCTTTAGGAATGTAGATATGCTAAGTGAATTAGTACAA GAATATGATGAGCCAATCTTGAAACACCTACAGGATATCAAAGTTAAGTTTTCTGAACCTGGACAGCCTATG TCTTTCTCATTAGAGTTCCACTTTGGGCCCAACGACTACTTTTCTAATACAGTCCTGACAAAAACCTACAAGATGAAGTCAGAGCCAGACAAGACGGATCCCTTTTCATTTGAAGGACCTGAAATAGTTGATTGTGATGG GTGCACTATTgactggaagaaaggaaagaatgttACAGTTAAAACAatcaagaaaaaacagaaacacaaggGTCGAGGCACAGTTCGGACGATTACTAAACAAGTACCtaatgattctttttttaacttcttcagCCCAATAAAGG tatCTGGTGATGGAGAGTCATTG GATGAAGATTCAGAGTTCACTTTAGCTGCAGATTTTGAAATTGGTCACTTCTTCCGTGAAAGGATAGTCCCTCGTGCTGTGCTTTATTTCACAGGGGAAGCTATAGAGGATGATGATAAT tttgaagaagGTGAAGAAGGTGAAGAGGAG GAGTTGGagggggaagaggagggagaagaagaggaagatgcAGAGAGTGATCCTAAG GTGTAA